One stretch of Trichomycterus rosablanca isolate fTriRos1 chromosome 3, fTriRos1.hap1, whole genome shotgun sequence DNA includes these proteins:
- the LOC134310580 gene encoding STEAP family member 1B-like isoform X1, producing MERCTRDTEEVKKQHEQNFHLCEMEPLTRLQLTQKESEDEMEDGETLPQLSQHSSMSVFALEEFEFPASHFKDLPLFPKWRFPLRLMTVIVAVAFVYTFLREVLQPYVSQNKNDFYKIPILVMNKVLPWTSITLLALVYLPGVLAALLQLHRGTKYRSFPVWLEKWMSVRKQLGLLAFLLACLHAIYSLSYPMRSSYRYKLLNWAYQQVQQKKENAWVEDDVWRMEIYVSLGILGLGILALVAVSSLPSVVNTLNWREFQCVQRTLGHAALFVCTAHALVYGWRKWVEMNHYVWYTPPSFILASVLPAVVLLLKAGLTIPCLNNRLEHIRHGWERPGRRGLSDKDSL from the exons ATGGAGAGATGTACCCGGGATACGGAGGAGGTGAAGAAACAGCATGAACAGAACTTTCACCTGTGTGAAATGGAACCGCTGACTCGACTACAGCTCACTCAAAAG GAGTCTGAGGATGAAATGGAAGATGGAGAGACGTTGCCACAGCTCAGTCAGCACTCCTCAATGTCAGTATTCGCTCTGGAGGAGTTTGAGTTCCCAGCCAGCCATTTCAAAGACCTGCCTCTGTTTCCTAAGTGGCGGTTCCCTCTCAGGCTGATGACTGTTATAGTAGCTGTGGCTTTTGTGTACACATTCCTCCGAGAGGTGTTACAGCCCTATGTGTCGCAAAATAAAAACGACTTTTATAAGATTCCCATCCTGGTGATGAATAAAGTGCTGCCCTGGACCTCCATAACACTGCTGGCTCTCGTGTATCTGCCCGGAGTGCTGGCTGCTCTACTGCAATTACACAGAG GAACCAAGTACAGATCTTTCCCTGTGTGGCTGGAGAAGTGGATGAGTGTGAGGAAACAGCTGGGTCTGCTGGCCTTTCTACTGGCCTGTCTGCATGCCATTTACAGCCTGAGCTACCCAATGAGAAGCTCCTACAGGTACAAGCTCCTCAACTGGGCCTACCAGCAG GTGCAACAGAAGAAGGAGAACGCGTGGGTGGAGGATGATGTTTGGAGGATGGAGATTTACGTCTCCTTAGGAATTCTTGGACTGGGCATTCTAGCCTTGGTGGCCGTCTCTTCCCTGCCCTCTGTTGTTAACACTTTAAACTGGAGAGAGTTTCAGTGTGTCCAG AGAACTCTGGGACACGCAGCCCTGTTCGTGTGCACTGCTCATGCTTTAGTGTACGGCTGGCGGAAGTGGGTGGAAATGAACCACTATGTATGGTACACTCCTCCGTCGTTTATACTGGCCTCTGTTCTCCCAGCCGTGGTGTTACTGCTCAAGGCTGGACTGACCATCCCCTGTTTAAACAACAGACTGGAGCACATTCGACATGGCTGGGAGAGACCCGGGCGGAGAGGATTGTCAGACAAAGATTCACTCTGA
- the LOC134310580 gene encoding STEAP1 protein-like isoform X2 yields the protein MEDGETLPQLSQHSSMSVFALEEFEFPASHFKDLPLFPKWRFPLRLMTVIVAVAFVYTFLREVLQPYVSQNKNDFYKIPILVMNKVLPWTSITLLALVYLPGVLAALLQLHRGTKYRSFPVWLEKWMSVRKQLGLLAFLLACLHAIYSLSYPMRSSYRYKLLNWAYQQVQQKKENAWVEDDVWRMEIYVSLGILGLGILALVAVSSLPSVVNTLNWREFQCVQRTLGHAALFVCTAHALVYGWRKWVEMNHYVWYTPPSFILASVLPAVVLLLKAGLTIPCLNNRLEHIRHGWERPGRRGLSDKDSL from the exons ATGGAAGATGGAGAGACGTTGCCACAGCTCAGTCAGCACTCCTCAATGTCAGTATTCGCTCTGGAGGAGTTTGAGTTCCCAGCCAGCCATTTCAAAGACCTGCCTCTGTTTCCTAAGTGGCGGTTCCCTCTCAGGCTGATGACTGTTATAGTAGCTGTGGCTTTTGTGTACACATTCCTCCGAGAGGTGTTACAGCCCTATGTGTCGCAAAATAAAAACGACTTTTATAAGATTCCCATCCTGGTGATGAATAAAGTGCTGCCCTGGACCTCCATAACACTGCTGGCTCTCGTGTATCTGCCCGGAGTGCTGGCTGCTCTACTGCAATTACACAGAG GAACCAAGTACAGATCTTTCCCTGTGTGGCTGGAGAAGTGGATGAGTGTGAGGAAACAGCTGGGTCTGCTGGCCTTTCTACTGGCCTGTCTGCATGCCATTTACAGCCTGAGCTACCCAATGAGAAGCTCCTACAGGTACAAGCTCCTCAACTGGGCCTACCAGCAG GTGCAACAGAAGAAGGAGAACGCGTGGGTGGAGGATGATGTTTGGAGGATGGAGATTTACGTCTCCTTAGGAATTCTTGGACTGGGCATTCTAGCCTTGGTGGCCGTCTCTTCCCTGCCCTCTGTTGTTAACACTTTAAACTGGAGAGAGTTTCAGTGTGTCCAG AGAACTCTGGGACACGCAGCCCTGTTCGTGTGCACTGCTCATGCTTTAGTGTACGGCTGGCGGAAGTGGGTGGAAATGAACCACTATGTATGGTACACTCCTCCGTCGTTTATACTGGCCTCTGTTCTCCCAGCCGTGGTGTTACTGCTCAAGGCTGGACTGACCATCCCCTGTTTAAACAACAGACTGGAGCACATTCGACATGGCTGGGAGAGACCCGGGCGGAGAGGATTGTCAGACAAAGATTCACTCTGA